A single genomic interval of Granulicella tundricola MP5ACTX9 harbors:
- a CDS encoding sodium:solute symporter family protein yields MIPQAAHLSPVDWLIMLVYFSFVLGIGFALKRYMRTSNDFFLAGRAIPAWVCGLAFISANLGAQEVIGMGASGAKYGIITSHFYWIGAIPAMVFVGIFMMPFYYGSKARSVPEYLRMRFDEKTRALNAISFAFMTVISSGISMYAMALLIQTLGLFHGIIPDQYIFHVSVILSGLIVLGYIFLGGLTSAIYNEVLQFFLIVAGFAPLVWIGLRNVGGWQGIKQTLPATMTHSWRGMAHASTNSLGVEWVGLAMGLGFVLSFGYWCTDFLVIQRAMAADSEVSARRVPLIAAIPKMFFPFLVILPGLIAVTVTSHMASTPAPSYQSPTTHHSSLPLDEAHPHGIIPEKLNPVTGQPMLSADGTPVYNYDLAIPVMLLRFFPTGILGLGLTALLASFMSGMAGNVTAFNTVWTYDIYQAYINKRGTDEHYLWMGRMATIGGVLLSIGAAYLATSFNNIMDALQLIFSLVNAPLFATFLLGMFWKRTTGHAAFTGLLAGTGAALLHHGLTLPADATPGIHGAWLHLVHTYPSDMAQNFWTAIFAFSVNLIVTAAVSLITEPRREAELVGLVYSLTPKPIETHLTWYQKPATLGAAVLAMLVVLNLIFA; encoded by the coding sequence ATGATCCCCCAGGCAGCCCATCTTTCCCCAGTCGACTGGCTCATCATGCTCGTCTACTTCAGCTTCGTCCTCGGCATCGGCTTCGCCCTCAAGCGCTACATGCGCACCTCAAACGACTTCTTCCTCGCCGGCCGAGCAATCCCCGCCTGGGTCTGCGGACTCGCCTTCATCTCCGCCAACCTCGGAGCCCAGGAGGTCATCGGCATGGGTGCCTCCGGTGCCAAGTACGGCATCATCACCAGCCACTTCTACTGGATCGGCGCGATCCCGGCCATGGTCTTCGTCGGCATCTTCATGATGCCGTTCTACTACGGCTCAAAGGCCCGCAGCGTGCCGGAGTACCTCCGCATGCGCTTCGACGAGAAGACCCGTGCCCTCAACGCCATCTCCTTCGCCTTCATGACCGTCATCTCGTCCGGCATCAGCATGTATGCCATGGCCCTGCTCATCCAGACCCTCGGCCTCTTCCATGGCATCATCCCGGACCAGTACATCTTCCACGTCTCCGTCATCCTCTCGGGCCTCATCGTCCTCGGCTACATCTTCCTCGGCGGCCTCACCAGCGCCATTTATAACGAGGTCCTGCAGTTCTTCCTCATCGTCGCGGGCTTCGCGCCCCTCGTCTGGATCGGCCTACGCAACGTAGGCGGCTGGCAGGGAATCAAGCAGACTCTCCCCGCCACCATGACGCACTCCTGGCGCGGCATGGCGCACGCGTCTACAAATAGTCTTGGAGTCGAATGGGTTGGATTAGCCATGGGCCTCGGCTTCGTCCTCTCCTTCGGCTACTGGTGTACAGACTTCCTCGTCATCCAGCGCGCCATGGCCGCCGACTCAGAGGTCTCTGCTCGCCGCGTCCCCCTCATCGCCGCCATCCCCAAGATGTTCTTCCCCTTCCTGGTCATCCTCCCCGGCCTCATCGCCGTAACGGTCACCAGCCACATGGCCTCTACTCCGGCCCCGTCTTACCAATCACCCACCACTCACCACTCATCCCTGCCGCTCGACGAGGCCCATCCCCACGGCATCATCCCGGAAAAGCTGAACCCCGTCACCGGCCAGCCCATGCTCTCCGCCGATGGAACTCCCGTCTACAACTACGATCTCGCCATCCCCGTCATGCTGCTGCGCTTCTTCCCCACAGGCATCCTCGGCCTGGGCCTGACGGCGTTGTTGGCAAGCTTCATGTCCGGCATGGCCGGCAACGTCACCGCCTTCAACACCGTCTGGACCTACGACATCTACCAGGCCTACATCAACAAGCGCGGCACGGACGAGCACTATCTCTGGATGGGCCGCATGGCCACCATCGGGGGCGTGCTGCTCTCCATCGGAGCAGCCTACCTCGCCACCAGCTTCAACAACATCATGGACGCCCTCCAGCTGATCTTCTCGTTGGTCAACGCGCCCCTCTTCGCCACGTTCTTACTCGGCATGTTCTGGAAACGAACCACCGGCCACGCCGCCTTCACCGGGCTATTAGCGGGAACGGGCGCGGCGCTTTTACATCACGGCCTCACCCTCCCAGCCGACGCCACCCCCGGGATCCACGGGGCCTGGCTGCACCTGGTCCATACCTACCCGTCGGACATGGCGCAAAACTTCTGGACCGCCATCTTCGCCTTCTCGGTCAATCTCATCGTCACCGCAGCCGTCTCGCTGATCACCGAGCCACGCCGCGAGGCCGAACTCGTAGGCCTCGTCTACTCCCTCACACCCAAGCCCATCGAGACCCACCTCACCTGGTACCAGAAGCCCGCCACCCTCGGCGCCGCCGTGCTCGCCATGCTGGTCGTCCTCAACCTCATCTTCGCCTGA
- a CDS encoding KH domain-containing protein, with product MARGRMADAVRTWNWSATPLGRIEQWPEPLLAHVNLALSFPIPAVVHWGPEMHMVFNDAYAELLGPEGHTYLGQSAPIVWKPLWPQIESLYSSVRRTGESISGNDLLIPVDRDGTLRDVFWSYAIAPIHHQQTVAGIFNTARDTTATVASFNALVQSDERLRLALSASDCIGIWDWHIPSDIIHAEQDFALFYGQDPQRARLGIPRTEYFEKVHPDDRVPLDDALWYAIQNFTEVLADYRLLPPDGSVRWVQAKGRCFYAEDGSPTRFSGISIDITRRKIAEAALAETRMTAAAQPPKVALAPKIEAPLASIATILRLARSTDDLTEVQRFLVVAEREVNRIADLACPPAESTSDAPQSAPAPILPPATPTLLWHMEILVSTIARSLAERKDDVRVSIMRRAEGITFLLQVAADDLARVLGPQGRTAQSMRSLLDAAGIRSNQQFSLDIEAT from the coding sequence ATGGCACGCGGCCGCATGGCCGACGCCGTCCGCACCTGGAACTGGTCCGCCACGCCCCTCGGCCGCATCGAGCAATGGCCTGAGCCCCTCCTCGCCCACGTCAATCTCGCCCTGTCCTTCCCCATTCCGGCAGTCGTCCACTGGGGTCCGGAGATGCACATGGTCTTCAACGACGCGTACGCAGAGCTCCTCGGACCTGAAGGCCACACCTACCTCGGCCAATCTGCCCCCATCGTCTGGAAACCCCTCTGGCCCCAGATCGAATCGCTGTACAGCAGCGTCCGCCGGACAGGCGAGTCTATCTCCGGTAATGACCTCCTCATTCCCGTCGATCGCGACGGAACCCTCCGCGACGTCTTCTGGTCCTACGCGATCGCCCCCATCCACCATCAGCAGACCGTCGCTGGAATCTTCAACACCGCACGCGACACCACCGCCACCGTCGCATCGTTCAACGCACTCGTCCAAAGTGACGAGCGCCTCCGCCTCGCGCTCTCCGCCAGCGATTGCATCGGCATCTGGGACTGGCACATTCCCTCGGACATCATCCACGCGGAGCAGGACTTCGCTCTCTTTTACGGCCAGGATCCCCAGCGCGCCAGGCTCGGCATCCCCAGAACCGAATACTTCGAAAAGGTCCACCCGGACGACCGCGTGCCGCTCGACGACGCCCTCTGGTATGCCATCCAGAACTTTACCGAGGTCCTCGCGGACTACCGTCTTCTCCCGCCCGACGGCTCCGTCCGCTGGGTCCAGGCCAAGGGCCGCTGTTTCTATGCAGAGGACGGCTCTCCCACCCGCTTCTCCGGCATCAGCATCGATATCACCCGCCGCAAGATCGCAGAGGCCGCCCTGGCCGAGACGCGCATGACGGCCGCCGCGCAACCACCCAAAGTCGCCCTCGCCCCCAAAATCGAAGCCCCCCTGGCCTCCATCGCCACGATCCTCCGCCTCGCCCGCTCCACCGACGACCTCACGGAGGTCCAGCGCTTCCTCGTCGTCGCAGAGCGCGAGGTTAACCGCATCGCCGACCTCGCCTGCCCGCCTGCCGAATCCACATCAGACGCCCCCCAATCCGCCCCCGCGCCCATCCTCCCACCCGCCACCCCCACGCTCCTCTGGCACATGGAGATTCTCGTCAGCACCATCGCCCGCTCTCTCGCGGAGCGCAAGGATGACGTCCGCGTCAGCATCATGCGTCGCGCAGAGGGCATCACTTTCCTCCTCCAGGTCGCCGCCGACGATCTCGCCCGCGTCCTTGGACCCCAGGGCCGCACCGCCCAGTCCATGCGTTCGCTCCTGGACGCTGCCGGTATCCGCAGCAACCAGCAATTTTCGCTCGATATTGAAGCCACCTAG
- a CDS encoding serine/threonine-protein kinase, protein MKRRIISHYEFVRKIGAGGSGVVFLATDTLLQRPVVLKLLKRGALTAEQVRTTQLREARLASAIDHPNVCAIYEVGEVPAESGDGAEAYIVMQYIPGQALDKLIAAGPANLQLVLSAGIQIADGLAAAHSLGIFHRDLKPANVMLTEGGLIKILDFGLARRLNLDETEFDPSGNSGTAGRRPVPPPGATYTARGGTIAYMAPEQFVTGQSSVQSDLFALGLILYELVTGRHPFHRPDAPEFQSIRAIQFADPTPPREINRNIPIELQSVILRCLEKQPSARFASAADLREALKTIMMAHQLDTVGPPGESVTLLPSQRPPAVETPEEEKRTTGILSMLAERFRESGPTATTAKQNTLVVLPFINFGTSSKQNESQPSPLYGYALADALAARLARMPSLIVRPSSSLATIPTHQLDPLAIGRKLLVHYVLAGNFLRSDQGFDLNWQLLDVNGQSVRTGGSISVASFDLVAVQTEISNEVFSTLQGIGGLTTSHHAAQPSSLSQDNSEDYLQARAVLSSFMSRTGSREDLDRARELFESVTTQDVDFAPGWSGLGITHLQYASHGLGGQMHVLEARRAFDKALQLDPGSVESNLYRVYMLLSRGEKESARHGIENLLQSAGNDWNVHLVAGQTLRIDGMYEEALEQFNTALRLNPSNAALIYNNRARVFQYQNQLELAADELEKGLTLEPKQPLLRISLGYQQMRTGDLAKAIETLEKVTSEEKSLRIVYPTIALCYVQLGDREKAATFIVDETLSAAEADSEMAYRLATYFALEGDESEALHWLRRAIYLGNENYPWFSINPAWRKLGGHGDFERILEDLKKSFRKNQKNWRRLLAQLRD, encoded by the coding sequence ATGAAGCGCCGCATCATCAGCCATTACGAGTTCGTCCGCAAGATCGGAGCAGGCGGCTCCGGAGTCGTCTTCCTCGCCACCGACACGCTGCTCCAGCGCCCCGTCGTCCTCAAGCTCCTCAAGCGCGGCGCGCTCACCGCCGAGCAGGTTCGCACCACCCAGCTCCGTGAGGCACGCCTGGCCTCCGCCATCGATCACCCCAACGTCTGCGCCATCTATGAGGTCGGCGAAGTCCCCGCAGAGTCCGGCGACGGTGCCGAAGCCTACATCGTCATGCAGTACATCCCCGGCCAGGCGCTCGACAAGCTCATAGCCGCCGGCCCCGCCAACCTCCAGCTCGTCCTCTCCGCCGGCATTCAGATTGCGGACGGTCTAGCCGCCGCGCACTCCCTCGGCATCTTCCATCGCGACCTCAAGCCCGCCAACGTCATGCTGACCGAAGGCGGCCTCATCAAGATCCTCGACTTCGGCCTCGCCCGCCGCCTCAATCTCGACGAGACCGAGTTCGATCCCAGCGGTAACTCCGGCACCGCCGGCCGTCGCCCCGTCCCACCCCCCGGAGCCACTTACACCGCACGCGGCGGCACCATCGCGTACATGGCGCCGGAGCAGTTCGTCACCGGCCAGTCCTCCGTCCAGTCGGACCTCTTCGCCCTCGGCCTCATCCTGTACGAGCTCGTCACCGGCCGCCACCCCTTCCATCGCCCGGACGCACCGGAGTTCCAGTCCATCCGCGCCATCCAGTTCGCAGACCCTACCCCCCCGCGCGAGATCAACCGCAACATCCCCATCGAGCTCCAGTCCGTCATCCTCCGCTGCCTGGAAAAGCAGCCCAGCGCCCGTTTCGCCTCCGCAGCGGACCTCCGAGAAGCCCTCAAGACCATCATGATGGCCCACCAGCTCGATACCGTAGGTCCCCCCGGCGAATCCGTCACCCTCCTCCCCTCCCAACGCCCCCCGGCGGTTGAAACCCCGGAAGAAGAAAAGCGCACCACCGGCATCCTCTCCATGCTGGCGGAGCGTTTCCGCGAGTCCGGCCCCACCGCCACCACCGCGAAGCAAAACACCCTCGTCGTCCTGCCCTTCATCAACTTCGGCACCTCCAGCAAGCAGAACGAGTCCCAGCCTTCGCCCCTCTACGGGTACGCCCTGGCCGACGCCCTCGCCGCCCGCCTCGCGCGCATGCCTTCCCTCATCGTCCGCCCCTCGTCTTCACTAGCAACCATCCCAACGCATCAGCTTGATCCCTTGGCGATAGGCCGCAAGCTCCTCGTCCACTACGTCCTCGCCGGCAACTTCCTCCGCTCGGACCAGGGCTTCGACCTCAACTGGCAGCTCCTCGACGTCAACGGCCAATCCGTCCGCACCGGCGGCAGCATCAGCGTCGCCAGCTTTGACCTCGTCGCCGTCCAGACCGAGATCTCCAACGAAGTCTTCTCCACCCTCCAGGGCATCGGCGGCCTCACCACCAGCCATCACGCCGCCCAGCCCTCATCCCTCTCCCAGGACAACTCGGAGGACTACCTCCAGGCCCGAGCCGTCCTCAGCTCCTTCATGTCCCGCACCGGCAGCAGGGAAGACCTGGACCGCGCCCGCGAGCTCTTCGAGTCCGTCACCACCCAGGACGTCGACTTTGCCCCCGGCTGGTCCGGCCTCGGCATCACGCACCTCCAGTACGCCTCCCACGGCCTCGGCGGCCAGATGCATGTCCTGGAAGCTCGCCGCGCCTTCGATAAAGCCCTCCAGCTTGACCCCGGCTCGGTCGAGTCCAACCTCTACCGCGTCTACATGCTCCTCAGCCGAGGCGAAAAGGAATCCGCCCGTCACGGCATCGAGAACCTCCTCCAGTCCGCCGGCAACGACTGGAACGTCCACCTCGTAGCCGGCCAGACCCTACGCATCGACGGCATGTACGAAGAAGCCCTCGAGCAGTTCAACACTGCCCTCCGCCTCAACCCCTCGAACGCCGCCCTCATCTACAACAACCGCGCCCGAGTCTTCCAATATCAAAATCAACTCGAACTAGCCGCCGACGAGTTGGAAAAAGGCCTAACCCTCGAACCCAAGCAGCCTCTCCTCCGCATCTCCCTCGGCTACCAGCAGATGCGCACCGGAGACCTGGCCAAGGCCATCGAGACCCTCGAAAAGGTGACCAGCGAAGAGAAGTCCCTCCGCATCGTCTACCCCACCATCGCCCTTTGCTACGTGCAGTTGGGCGACCGCGAAAAAGCCGCCACCTTCATCGTCGACGAGACCCTGAGCGCCGCGGAAGCCGACTCCGAGATGGCCTACCGCCTCGCAACCTACTTCGCCCTTGAAGGCGACGAGTCCGAAGCCCTCCACTGGCTCCGCCGCGCCATCTATCTCGGTAACGAGAACTACCCCTGGTTCTCCATCAACCCCGCCTGGCGCAAACTAGGCGGCCACGGAGACTTCGAAAGAATCCTCGAAGACCTGAAAAAGTCCTTCCGCAAAAACCAGAAAAACTGGCGCCGCCTCCTGGCCCAACTCCGCGACTAA
- a CDS encoding DUF4160 domain-containing protein — protein MHIHIRQGENEAKFWLRPNVLLAYNDGL, from the coding sequence GTGCATATTCATATTCGGCAGGGTGAGAACGAAGCGAAGTTCTGGCTGCGTCCAAACGTTTTGCTGGCCTACAATGACGGGTTATGA
- a CDS encoding TadE/TadG family type IV pilus assembly protein yields the protein MEQKTAAGKRKAVAGRVTGEDGQAALELALVLPMLLLLVTGMCTYGLSLRSYMVLTDATNEAARQLAVSRGQTVDPCWTAAYSIINAAPSLNTNYMTLTISLNGNTYTGPNCSSASTYSGAAGNLTINTPAVVTLNYSLCSFAMFGRPTTACTLTATTTELVQ from the coding sequence ATGGAGCAGAAGACAGCGGCGGGGAAGCGGAAGGCAGTGGCGGGACGAGTTACGGGTGAGGATGGGCAGGCGGCGCTGGAGCTCGCGCTGGTGCTGCCGATGCTGCTGCTGCTGGTGACCGGGATGTGTACGTACGGGCTCTCGCTGCGGAGCTACATGGTGCTGACGGATGCGACGAACGAGGCGGCTCGGCAGCTGGCGGTGAGCCGGGGGCAGACGGTGGATCCGTGCTGGACAGCTGCGTACTCGATCATCAACGCGGCGCCGAGTCTGAATACGAACTACATGACGCTGACGATTTCGTTGAATGGGAATACGTATACGGGGCCGAACTGCTCGAGTGCGAGTACGTACTCCGGGGCTGCGGGCAACCTGACGATCAATACGCCGGCCGTGGTGACGCTGAATTATTCGCTTTGCAGCTTTGCGATGTTTGGAAGGCCGACTACGGCTTGTACGCTGACGGCTACTACGACCGAGCTGGTCCAGTAA
- a CDS encoding DUF2442 domain-containing protein — MLVRFDADSMWIELSDGRTLGVPLAWFPRLLQATPEQREGVAISSRGLHWEGLDEDISIAGLLAGYRDQTAVA, encoded by the coding sequence ATGCTGGTTCGTTTCGATGCCGACAGTATGTGGATTGAGCTAAGCGACGGACGAACCTTGGGCGTGCCGCTAGCTTGGTTTCCTCGTTTGCTGCAGGCTACTCCGGAGCAGCGGGAGGGTGTAGCAATCAGCAGCCGGGGTCTCCATTGGGAGGGCCTGGATGAAGATATTTCTATTGCCGGGCTGCTGGCTGGGTATAGGGACCAGACAGCCGTGGCTTAG
- the eno gene encoding phosphopyruvate hydratase, with product MKPPPIELVNTIAGATPGSAPIPVDRRPKLNDRLRHRIVAASTYSDSKENMTDIVSITAREILDSRGNPTVEADVLLSGGAMGRAAVPSGASTGEHEAVELRDGDESHYLGKGVLSAVDNVESILSPELIGMDATNQRLLDATMIAIDGTENKSRLGANAILAVSMAACRASSAALKLPLYRYLGGVNACLLPTPMMNILNGGSHADSNVDFQEFMIMPVGAETFSDALRQGTEVFHTLKSVLKKKGYSTAVGDEGGFAPNLKSNAEAIELILEAIEKLGLTPGEDIAIALDPASSEFYNKETGKYVFKKSDKSERDSHQMADFWIDWARQYPIVSIEDGLAEDDWTGWQYLTEQIGGNIQLVGDDLFVTNTQRLRQGIEQKCGNSILIKVNQIGTISETLDAIELGRRFGFTSIISHRSGETEDTFIADLAVGTGAGQIKTGSASRTDRIAKYNQLLRIEEQLGQSAEFLGIESLNYSE from the coding sequence GTGAAACCGCCGCCCATAGAGCTAGTCAACACCATCGCCGGAGCCACACCAGGCTCCGCACCCATCCCGGTCGACCGTCGCCCAAAGCTCAACGACCGTCTCCGCCACCGCATCGTCGCGGCATCCACCTATTCAGACTCAAAGGAAAACATGACCGACATCGTCTCCATCACCGCCCGCGAAATCCTCGACTCCCGCGGAAACCCCACTGTAGAAGCTGACGTCCTCCTCTCCGGCGGTGCCATGGGCCGCGCCGCCGTCCCCTCCGGTGCCTCCACCGGTGAGCATGAGGCCGTAGAGCTCCGTGACGGCGACGAATCCCACTACCTCGGCAAAGGCGTCCTCTCCGCCGTTGATAACGTAGAGTCCATCCTCTCGCCCGAGCTCATCGGCATGGACGCTACCAACCAGCGCCTCCTCGATGCCACCATGATCGCCATCGACGGCACGGAAAACAAATCCCGCCTCGGCGCCAACGCCATCCTCGCCGTCTCCATGGCCGCCTGCCGAGCCTCCTCCGCAGCCCTCAAGCTCCCGCTCTACCGCTACCTCGGCGGCGTCAACGCCTGCCTCCTCCCCACGCCCATGATGAACATCCTCAACGGCGGCTCCCACGCAGACTCCAACGTGGACTTCCAGGAGTTCATGATCATGCCCGTAGGCGCAGAGACCTTCTCGGACGCCCTCCGCCAGGGCACCGAGGTCTTCCACACCCTCAAGTCCGTTCTCAAGAAGAAGGGCTACAGCACCGCCGTAGGCGATGAGGGAGGCTTCGCCCCCAACCTCAAGTCCAACGCAGAAGCCATCGAGCTCATCCTGGAAGCGATCGAAAAACTAGGCCTTACGCCAGGCGAAGACATCGCCATCGCCCTCGATCCCGCAAGCTCAGAGTTCTACAACAAGGAGACAGGGAAGTACGTCTTCAAGAAGTCAGACAAGTCAGAGCGTGACTCCCACCAGATGGCAGACTTCTGGATCGACTGGGCTCGCCAATACCCCATCGTCAGCATCGAAGACGGCCTCGCAGAAGACGACTGGACCGGCTGGCAGTACCTCACCGAGCAGATCGGCGGAAACATCCAGCTCGTAGGCGACGACCTCTTCGTCACCAACACCCAGCGTCTCCGCCAGGGTATCGAGCAGAAGTGCGGCAACTCCATCCTCATCAAGGTCAACCAGATCGGCACCATCTCTGAAACCCTGGACGCCATCGAGCTCGGCCGCCGCTTCGGCTTCACCTCGATCATCAGCCACCGCTCCGGCGAGACCGAAGATACCTTCATCGCGGACCTCGCCGTAGGCACCGGAGCCGGCCAGATCAAAACCGGCAGCGCCTCCCGCACAGACCGCATCGCCAAATACAACCAGCTCCTCCGCATCGAAGAGCAGCTGGGCCAGTCCGCCGAATTCCTCGGAATCGAATCCCTCAACTACAGCGAATAA
- a CDS encoding response regulator — protein MDLNGTERVEEAKADETAILLIDDNAVQAATRQTILKRAGYFVIAALNPVRALEQFQANDFPAEIKLVITDHLMPGMTGSEFVGELRKSHPVLPVLVISGLEEAEEQYVGMNVMFRRKPLLPDHLLASVHSLVRV, from the coding sequence ATGGATTTGAACGGAACAGAACGGGTTGAAGAGGCAAAGGCAGACGAGACGGCTATTTTGCTGATCGACGACAATGCAGTGCAGGCAGCGACCCGGCAGACGATCCTGAAGCGTGCCGGATATTTTGTGATTGCGGCGTTGAATCCGGTGAGAGCGCTGGAGCAGTTCCAGGCCAATGACTTCCCTGCCGAGATTAAACTGGTGATTACGGATCACCTGATGCCGGGGATGACGGGATCAGAGTTTGTGGGGGAGTTGCGCAAGAGCCATCCGGTTTTGCCGGTGCTGGTGATCAGCGGGCTTGAAGAGGCGGAAGAACAGTACGTGGGGATGAATGTCATGTTCCGCCGGAAGCCTCTGCTGCCGGATCACCTGTTGGCGAGCGTTCACTCGCTCGTGCGGGTTTAA